The following DNA comes from Acholeplasma equirhinis.
TGCATTGTAATCCATCATATCAAAGCCACCAATCGGACCGTATGATATGTCATTGTCGTACGAATATAAATCTGGGAAACCCATTAAATGGCCTAATTCATGAATATAAGTTTCAGCATTAACAGCTAAACCTGGTTTACCAGATAATGAATCTTCAATAAATGCATAACTTGCCCAGAAATAGTATTCAAACTTCTTACCATCTAATGTAGTGTTTTTAGCATAGCCATATTTAGCAGAGAAAACCCATGCCCACCATGGATCCGTATCATAATCATAATCCACAGAATAAATAAAGATAACTGAGTCAATTGTTCCATCATTGTTAGAATCATAATCAGCAAAATTAATCGTTGAATTCAGTGCAGTTAACGCTTCTTTTATAACGTATTGGTCAGCTTCATCCTGATAGTTTTGATAATACAATTTATTTTGTTGTGTTACATATTTTGGTGCAATATTAAACGTTAAATCAAGTTGTCCCCAACTACTCTTATAGTAGAAACTTGAAACGGATTCCCAACCAGTTGATTGAGCAGTTCCGTTAAAGACTAAATTGAGATTTGTCGCATAATTCGCAGGGAATTGATAATCTTTAATTTCAACTGGAATAACAAGTACTTCATATGTACCTGTTGAAGGTAATCCAGATTGACCAAACTTCATGATTTCCCATTCATTAATTGACTGACGTGAAGATAACGTTTGAAGTTCACCAAGTTCAATGACTGGATCATATTTCCAAATTCTAATTTCTAATGTTGTTCCATTTGATTCGATATATAAAGCATATGCAATATCATCTGATAACTTAATAGTATAGACTGTTTTACCTTTTAATAGAGATAATTCTTCGTCAAATTCATAATCTGCTGCAATTAAACTTTGAATATAATCAGAAACTCTTAACTGATGATCTAAATATTCAAATGCACCAGTGATTTTATATTCAGTTAAATTAATTGTTGATAATACAATTGAAGATAAATCTTCAACTTGTGGTAATAATGAAGACAATGTAGGTTCTGAGAATTTATTCCCTAAATCGGAAACCATAGCTGACCAAGAAAGCTCAACTGGAGCAGTCATTTGGTAAAGTTTGACTGCAAAAATCATAAATTGTCCAGCATTACCATTCGTATTTGAGCCAATAAAAAGCAATCTAAATTTTGAAGCATTTAAGTTATTGATTGTTATAGTTGTTTTGCTGGTTGAAATTTGAGCATAGAAATTACCACCTGCAAGATCAACCCAAGCTGATCCATTCCATGTTTGAACTTTAGCGTTTGTAAGTCTTCCAGAAAAATCATTTCGTGCTTGAATTTCAAAAGTAAAATGTGAGATGATATTCCCTAATGTATCAATTTCAAGCATTGCTTCAGAACCGCTCACATTATTTACATCACCTGCAAAAACCATTCCTGTTGTGAGCCCACTTGGTGCAGAAGTCACATTTGCCATATAACTCACTTTAACATTTACTTTACCTGCAGAACCAGGAAATACTAATGCAAGATTAGTAGTACTTGCATAACTTCCAGGTACAGTTGTTGTCGTATTTTGAATATTGAATTCATAATACAATGCTTCAACTGAATTACCTGGTTCTTCTTCATCTTCTAAATACTTGTATATAGCAATACCATAGACGATATCACCAGGATATGTTTCATCATCTGCATAAACATAGATAAAGAATTCTCCAACAATCCAAGCATCTTCAGAATCATCAAAAGAAAGCATTGAATCAATTGCATCGATGAAATCAAGTGCATCATCTTCACTCCAATTAAATACATCTAAATACACTAAGATTAAACCATCTTCTGATACATCAAAGATTTCATAGTCATCAGTTGTAATATTTGGCAATAAACTTGCAATATCAAATCCAAAGATTGAATTAAGTTCTTCTTTATAAGTATCTACAATAGGTTTTAAGGTAGATGTGAATTGTGCGGTGTAAACTTGATTATTTGTTGCAGCAACAATTTCAGGAGACCAACCGGTAAATTGGAATGTGTGAGTAGCAGTTTCTTCTTTTGTGGGTGTTAACCCAGAATATACAGGTAATTCGCCAGCAATAACTTCATCAGTTCCTAAAATCGTTCCGTCTTCGTGCTTCCATGTTATTGTATAAAAAATCGGCTTTGGAATTTCATTAAATGTTGCTGTATAAATTTGATCTTTAATAACAGAAGAAATTGCAGGTGTCCAACCAGCAAATTCATATGTGTGAGTATCTGTTTCTACTTTTGTTGGTGTTAAACCAGTATAAACAGGCATCAGTCCTTCTTCAAATAGTTCAGATTTTAATATTGAACCATCTTCATTTTTCCAAGTAATTGTAAAAGTAACAATTTCTTCGTTTGCTATCCATTTTGCATATAGTGTTAAATCATTTAATACTGGAATAAAGTTTGTAAAATGCATATCATTTGGACCAAAACCAGTATACCAACCAACGAATGTATAACCTTCTCTTGTTGGGATAGGTAGAATAACTGTTTTACCTGATTCAACCTCAATTGCATTTATGGAATCACCACCAGCAGAATCAAATGAAATTGTAAATAATTCAACGTCTGTTAATCTGCCATTGACTAAATCTTCAATCCATTCAGCTTCTGTTTTTGTATATGTTGGATTGTACTCTAAATATAGTTGATAAGCAGATTTTCCGTTTTGACCAACTAAACTTGCAACTTCAATTAAACTTGTCCAAATGGTATCGCCAACATATTGCCACACAATAAAGCCATTTGAAACTCTAAATGTAACTTCTCGACCATCTGCTCCATTTTGACCAGTTAATGTTGATAATGAAACAAGATTTGTCCAACTAGCATCACCAACGTATTGCCATTGAATAAATCCATTTGCTGCTTGGAAAACAACTTCTTTTCCGTTTTCACCATCATTACCATCTTTTCCAGCAAGTAATTCTAATGAGATCAGGTTAGACCAAGTAGCATCACCTTGATATTGCCATTGGATGAAACCTTCAGCAACTCTTAGTGTTACAGTTTTACCATCAATTCCGTCATTACCTTCTGGACCACGAACAGACTCTAACCATTCTTCATATGTTCCACTAAAAGCATTCGCAGTAACAGCTAGTTCATAGATTGCCATTAATTGTGTTTTCAATGTCCCATAACCTAAATTTAATGTGAATGTTGTTGTTTTACCTTCATAAGTTACTGTTATTTGATGCGTGCCAATTACAGCCAATTTTGCAAGATTTTCTTGTGATAACATTCCTGTTGTCACTGGAATAATTTCAATTTTACCATCCGTATAAATAACTTTAATTTCAATCGATGAAAGATCAAAGTTTTCGATATCATAAATATCTTCTAAATTAGATGCTTCAACAGTTATTGATGCAACAGTGACTTCTGATGTCACAACGTTACATGCTACTAAAATAAAAAATGAAGCCAAAACCAAAAAGAGTGCTCCAATTTTTTTCAAACCAATGTTCATAGGTACCCCCGAAACTTATTACAAGTTACTTAATTATCTTATCATAATTTACAAAGTAAATCATTGGTATTTATATAAAAAATTAATCAATTAATTAATAAGAAAAG
Coding sequences within:
- a CDS encoding InlB B-repeat-containing protein — encoded protein: MNIGLKKIGALFLVLASFFILVACNVVTSEVTVASITVEASNLEDIYDIENFDLSSIEIKVIYTDGKIEIIPVTTGMLSQENLAKLAVIGTHQITVTYEGKTTTFTLNLGYGTLKTQLMAIYELAVTANAFSGTYEEWLESVRGPEGNDGIDGKTVTLRVAEGFIQWQYQGDATWSNLISLELLAGKDGNDGENGKEVVFQAANGFIQWQYVGDASWTNLVSLSTLTGQNGADGREVTFRVSNGFIVWQYVGDTIWTSLIEVASLVGQNGKSAYQLYLEYNPTYTKTEAEWIEDLVNGRLTDVELFTISFDSAGGDSINAIEVESGKTVILPIPTREGYTFVGWYTGFGPNDMHFTNFIPVLNDLTLYAKWIANEEIVTFTITWKNEDGSILKSELFEEGLMPVYTGLTPTKVETDTHTYEFAGWTPAISSVIKDQIYTATFNEIPKPIFYTITWKHEDGTILGTDEVIAGELPVYSGLTPTKEETATHTFQFTGWSPEIVAATNNQVYTAQFTSTLKPIVDTYKEELNSIFGFDIASLLPNITTDDYEIFDVSEDGLILVYLDVFNWSEDDALDFIDAIDSMLSFDDSEDAWIVGEFFIYVYADDETYPGDIVYGIAIYKYLEDEEEPGNSVEALYYEFNIQNTTTTVPGSYASTTNLALVFPGSAGKVNVKVSYMANVTSAPSGLTTGMVFAGDVNNVSGSEAMLEIDTLGNIISHFTFEIQARNDFSGRLTNAKVQTWNGSAWVDLAGGNFYAQISTSKTTITINNLNASKFRLLFIGSNTNGNAGQFMIFAVKLYQMTAPVELSWSAMVSDLGNKFSEPTLSSLLPQVEDLSSIVLSTINLTEYKITGAFEYLDHQLRVSDYIQSLIAADYEFDEELSLLKGKTVYTIKLSDDIAYALYIESNGTTLEIRIWKYDPVIELGELQTLSSRQSINEWEIMKFGQSGLPSTGTYEVLVIPVEIKDYQFPANYATNLNLVFNGTAQSTGWESVSSFYYKSSWGQLDLTFNIAPKYVTQQNKLYYQNYQDEADQYVIKEALTALNSTINFADYDSNNDGTIDSVIFIYSVDYDYDTDPWWAWVFSAKYGYAKNTTLDGKKFEYYFWASYAFIEDSLSGKPGLAVNAETYIHELGHLMGFPDLYSYDNDISYGPIGGFDMMDYNAGDHGPANKLLYGWLEPYFISSAGSYQVTLDSYSTDTDQFGNALLIPYNSNDLNDGNAFDEYLLIMFYTPQGLYNGHMNYNYVLSNAAIVIYRIDARLNSSVTFWGDYFVRNNDGTSNFFVEILEVDKNNSIPSSSNSGYIKMSDVLTSGSVDLSSYTWHQGGNINVQIEIAQAFTNSSSQAIINVTVN